A window from Cydia strobilella chromosome 9, ilCydStro3.1, whole genome shotgun sequence encodes these proteins:
- the LOC134744148 gene encoding DCN1-like protein 3: MGHCLSCFENQANANVTASNRSKDDMTEIVASHQVPAVTITDYLQEVPLLPDNDNIVNNCRYASNMNNDNIINTFGETCSTEMVNSQKSYTDQVPKPFYQKLPSIPRTMSSLASSEPRVSECKINQLFDQYKDSLEDAILAEGIENLCNDLQLNPDDFKVLVLAWKLNASQMCRFTKTEFIQGLKNMKTDSIKGIQHKLNEVISELNRESEQFKDLYRFTFKFGLDVSTGQRILPSDIAILLWRLVFTNNEPPILDCWLSYLEKNTHVRGIPKDTWYMFLNFCEFVGDDLSSYDDTEAWPSLFDDFVEHENDQVNQNVTKNDIKIQD, translated from the exons ATGGGCCATTGTCTCAGCTGTTTCGAAAATCAAGCTAATGCTAATGTCACAGCCTCCAATAGAAGTAAAGATG ATATGACAGAGATTGTAGCTTCCCACCAGGTGCCTGCTGTTACTATTACTGATTATTTACAAGAAGTGCCACTACTGCCTGACAATGACAACATTGTGAACAATTGCCGCTATGCTAGTAACATGAATAatgataacataataaatacctTTGGTGAAACATGTTCAACAGAAATGGTAAACTCACAGAAGTCATATACTGACCAGGTTCCTAAACCTTTCTACCAAAAGTTACCATCCATTCCGAGAACAATGTCCTCACTGGCATCAAGTGAACCTCGTGTCTCGGAATGTAAGATAAATCAGTTGTTTGATCAATACAAGGACTCATTGGAAGATGCCATCCTTGCTGAAGGCATTGAAAATCTTTGTAATGACTTACAATTGAATCCAGATGATTTTAAGGTCCTTGTACTTGCTTGGAAATTAAATGCTAGTCAAATGTGTAGGTTCACAAAAACAGAATTCATACAAGGGTTAAAGAATATGAAGACGGACTCTATTAAAGGCATACAACATAAATTAAATGAGGTAATAAGTGAGCTGAATAGAGAATCTGAGCAGTTTAAAGACTTGTAtagatttacatttaaatttggGTTGGATGTTAGCACTGGTCAAAGAATATTACCATCAGATATAGCTATTTTGCTGTGGAGGTTAGTTTTCACAAACAACGAGCCACCTATACTTGATTGTTGGCTTAGTTATTTAGAAAAGAACACTCACGTCAGAGGAATCCCCAAGGACACATGGTACATGTTCTTGAACTTTTGTGAATTTGTGGGTGATGATCTCAGCAGCTATGATGACACAGAGGCTTGGCCAAGTCTCTTTGATGACTTTGTGGAACATGAAAATGATCAAGTCAATCAAAATGTCACAAAGAATGACATCAAAATACAGGATTGA